One genomic window of Papilio machaon chromosome 17, ilPapMach1.1, whole genome shotgun sequence includes the following:
- the LOC106716117 gene encoding uncharacterized protein LOC106716117 isoform X1 — translation MKAIIYVLLGHCFLLTCLAELSEEKKVQFVTSFVDYLNNLPNHAFIYDDGVLLNAQKTDENNYKIEIKLKVTSIHNLEAYSYHTCSVSLEDTGGSDIHIKDDYNCEPPPPSTTTEFNVDSIVSQEKSTTTEDGIEHLPVQLDNEVQTNTAATSGEQFIAIPREKPAAPCIGCSTFVNPGAAGVEELALLGIRHLNRHDPDVKHELNSVVEVERQVQIVNGVRYILTLKVDYNNCTIDVAESCTVVKPCKISILEKPWVRLYDGSKYRGILANNCTEEWIFSDNGEVINDENKGKDIVKVPKDDLDNEGGAHKPIPDFDKIANTGSVDDILKAIHNSDVQAQPLTERTLSEGEVKKLEEQVIPYNQFSDISTLHEDEITAKPDSENFNSHSINKIESRKKYIPNSNSFTFDSEEKKINSLNSDKKKAIDDLLNFFASVDSHSNQQTERRKRNLNFVGGKLQKNINDPMYKTLAEESLAKYLQISNEDEEYEVLKVEDVSVQVVSGQLTTITFQIVKKNAHSSSPQKCTAHVWEKPWIQFKDIKVTCQYNQLNDTRRRRQIPGGALEQNPNDPKYLELANESMQKYLQTTGNSRPHKVVEVEKVKTQVVSGTLTEIHFKIMPVQSTGDVISCLSKVWEQSWLNKKDIDVKCQIGDGKWRSKRQAFGGQTERNPNDPKYLELANESMQKYLQTTGNSQPHKVVEVEKVTTQLVSGTLTEIHFKIMPVQSTGDVISCLSKVWEQSWLNKKDIDVKCQIGDGKWRSKRQAFGGQTERNPNDPKYLELANESMQKYLQTTGNSQPHKVVEVEKVTTQLVSGTLTEIHFKIMPVQSTGDVISCLSKVWEQSWLNKKDIDVKCQIGDGKWRSKRQVIAGGITEKNPNDPKYLELANESMQKYLQTTGNSRPHKVVEVERVTTQVVAGFMTRIYFKILPMQGTGDVISCLSKVWERSRQEKDIDVKCQIGDGKWRSKRQAFGGQTERNPNHPKYLELANESMQKYLQTTGNSQPHKVVEVEKVTTQLVSGTLTEIHFKIMPVQSTGDVISCLSKVWEQSWLNKKDIDVKCQIGDGKWRSKRQAFGGQTERNPNDPKYLELANESMQKYLQTTGNSQPHKVVEVEKVTTQLVSGTLTEIHFKIMPVQSTGDVISCLSKVWEQSWLNKKDIDVKCQIGDGKWRSKRQAFGGQTERNPNDPKYLELANESMQKYLQTTGNSQPHKVVEVEKVTTQLVSGTLTEIHFKIMPVQSTGDVISCLSKVWEQSWLNKKDIDVKCQIGDGKWRSKRQVIAGGITEKNPNDPKYLELANESMQKYLQTTGNSRPHKVVEVERVTTQVVAGFMTRIYFKILPMQGTGDVISCLSKVWERSRQEKDIDVKCQIGDGKWRSKRQAFGGQTERNPNDPKYLELANESMQKYLQTTGNSQPHKVVEVEKVTTQLVSGTLTEIHFKIMPVQSTGDVISCLSKVWEQSWLNKKDIDVKCQIGDGKWRSKRQAFGGQTERNPNDPKYLELANESMQKYLQTTGNSQPHKVVEVEKVTTQLVSGTLTEIHFKIMPVQSTGDVISCLSKVWEQSWLNKKDIDVKCQIGDGKWRSKRQVIAGGITEKNPNDPKYLELANESMQKYLQTTGNSRPHKVVEVERVTTQVVAGFMTRIYFKILPMQGTGDVISCLSKVWERSRQEKDIDVKCQIGDGKWRSKRQAFGGQTERNPNDPKYLELANESMQKYLQTTGNSQPHKVVEVEKVTTQLVSGTLTEIHFKIMPVQSTGDVISCLSKVWEQSWLNKKDIDVKCQIGDGKWRSKRHAFGGQTERNPNDPKYLELANESMQKYLQTTGNSQPHKVVEVEKVTTQLVSGTLTEIHFKIMPVQSTGDVISCLSKVWEQSWLNKKDIDVKCQIGDGKWRSKRQVIAGGITEKNPNDPKYLELANESMQKYLQTTGNSRPHKVVEVERVTTQVVAGFMTRIYFKILPMQGTGDVISCLSKVWERSRQEKDIDVKCQIGDGKWRSKRQAFGGQTERNPNDPKYLELANESMQKYLQTTGNSQPHKVVEVEKVTTQLVSGTLTEIHFKIMPVQSTGDVISCLSKVWEQSWLNRKDIDVKCQIGDGKWRSKRQVIAGGITEKNPNDPKYLELANESMQKYLQTTGNSRPHKVVEVERVTTQVVAGFMTRIYFKILPMQGTGDVISCLSKVWERSRQEKDIDVNCQVGDGKWRLKRQVIAGGITEKNPNGSQYLDLAGKNQLNHNKKKHSGLGTKKSDRIIVEKLVRESLEKLEKSSAHKHKQRVYQIINYSSKKPSEPTSIYFDVGYTTCLKFEIVNDITQCKFLNDTPLRHCVSQVWERPWLKDGKDIEVNCEERSIEEMNSENAMLLAASALKHIEAKYSHPRRQKVVKLISFGKQLIAGVHYRMTIEVGPTNCLALSSKQKCTLVDNMGPNKICHVNVWPRPSVDRLLNIRVVCDHKTGSNFTLRNQEARVLFNDFLDTYKPAYASNETEKLRRFEIFRNNVKMIHALNIGDAGTARYGVTKFADLTHEEFKTQFLGLKPSLRNQNQIPMTKAVIPEVNLPGAFDWRQRGAVTPVKDQGSCGSCWAFSVTGNVEGQWQLKTGNLLSLSEQELVDCDKLDDGCNGGYMDNAYRAIEQMGGLELEDDYPYAGKAHDRCSYNKTLSRVTISGAVNISNNETDMAKWLVKNGPISIGINANAMQFYMGGVSHPWRMLCSPDNLDHGVLIVGYGVSDYPLFHKRLPYWIVKNSWGPSWGERGYYRVYRGDGTCGVNMMASSAVV, via the exons ATGAAGGCAATTATTTACGTTTTATTAGGCCACTGCTTTCTTCTAACTTGTTTGGCAGAGTTGAGTGAGGAGAAAAAAGTACAATTTGTAACAAGTTTCgttgattatttaaacaatttacctAATCATGCCTTCATATATGATGACGGTGTCCTATTGAACGCGCAAAAAACT GATGAAAACAACTACaagattgaaataaaacttaaagttaCTAGTATTCATAATCTTGAAGCATACTCTTATCATACATGTTCTGTCTCTTTGGAAGACACCGGAGGTAGTGATATCCACATAAAAGATGATTACAATTGCGAACCACCACCACCTTCAACTACTACGGAGTTTAATGTGGATAGCATAGTGTCTCAAGAAAAAAGCACAACAACAGAAGATGGTATAGAACACCTGCCCGTGCAACTTGATAATGAAGTGCAAACTAATACTGCG GCCACCTCTGGAGAACAGTTCATCGCAATACCAAGGGAGAAGCCTGCTGCACCATGTATCGGATGTTCCACCTTCGTGAATCCCGGAGCTGCGGGCGTCGAGGAGTTGGCTTTGCTGGGTATCCGGCACCTCAACAGGCACGACCCCGATGTCAAGCATGAGTTGAATTCAGTCGTTGAAGTGGAAAGGCAGGTTCAG ATTGTAAACGGTGTAAGATACATTCTAACGCTAAAAGTTGATTATAACAATTGTACTATCGATGTGGCAGAAAGTTGTACAGTTGTAAAACCTTgcaaaataagtattttagaaAAGCCGTGGGTCAGGTTATACGATGGTTCAAAATATAGAGGGATTTTAGCTAATAATTGTACAGAAGAATGGATATTTAGCGACAACGGTGAAGTTATAAACGACGAAAATAAAGGCAAAGATATTGTAAAAGTACCAAAAGATGATCTAGATAACGAAGGTGGCGCACATAAACCTATTCCtgattttgacaaaattgcGAACACAGGCTCGGTAGATGATATACTTAAAGCTATACATAATTCCGACGTACAAGCTCAACCGTTAACAGAGAGAACCTTATCGGAGGGAGAAGTGAAAAAGTTAGAAGAACAAGTTATACCTTACAATCAGTTTTCGGATATATCAACGTTACATGAAGATGAAATAACCGCAAAACCTGATTCAGAAAACTTTAATTCCCACTCgatcaataaaattgaatccagaaaaaaatatataccaaaTTCTAATTCTTTTACGTTTGATAGcgaagagaaaaaaattaattccttAAACAGTGATAAGAAAAAAGCTATCGatgatttacttaatttttttgcatCTGTTGATTCACATTCAAATCAACAAACAGAGAGAAGAAAaaggaatttaaattttgttggtggaaagctacaaaaaaacattaatgatCCAATGTACAAAACATTAGCAGAAGAATCAttagcaaaatatttacaaatatcaaATGAAGACGAAGAATATGAAGTATTAAAAGTTGAAGATGTTAGTGTCCAAGTTGTGTCTGGACAACTTACTacaataacatttcaaatagtaaaaaagaATGCACATTCTTCATCTCCACAGAAATGTACTGCACATGTTTGGGAAAAGCCTTGGAtacaatttaaagatataaaagtaaCCTGTCAATATAATCAATTGAATGATACGAGACGTAGAAGACAAATACCAGGTGGTGCGTTAGAGCAAAATCCGAATGATCCCAAATATTTGGAATTAGCTAACGAATCTatgcaaaagtatttacaAACTACGGGCAATTCAAGGCCCCACAAAGTGGTCGAAGTTGAAAAGGTTAAGACTCAAGTTGTGTCTGGTACGTTGACGGAAATTCATTTTAAGATTATGCCAGTGCAAAGCACGGGTGATGTCATAAGCTGTCTTTCCAAGGTGTGGGAACAAAGCTGGCTTAACAAAAAAGATATAGACGTCAAATGCCAAATTGGTGATGGTAAATGGCGATCGAAGAGGCAAGCTTTCGGTGGACAGACCGAGCGAAATCCGAATGACCCCAAATATTTGGAATTAGCTAACGAATCTatgcaaaagtatttacaAACTACGGGCAATTCACAGCCCCACAAAGTCGTCGAAGTTGAAAAAGTTACGACACAACTTGTTTCTGGTACGTTGACGGAAATTCATTTTAAGATTATGCCAGTGCAAAGCACGGGTGACGTCATAAGCTGTCTTTCCAAGGTGTGGGAACAAAGCTGGCTTAACAAAAAAGATATAGACGTCAAATGCCAAATTGGCGATGGTAAATGGCGATCGAAGAGGCAAGCTTTCGGTGGACAGACCGAGCGAAATCCGAATGACCCCAAATATTTGGAATTAGCTAACGAATCTatgcaaaagtatttacaAACTACGGGCAATTCACAGCCCCACAAAGTCGTCGAAGTTGAAAAAGTTACGACACAACTTGTTTCTGGTACGTTGACGGAAATTCATTTTAAGATTATGCCAGTGCAAAGCACGGGTGATGTCATAAGCTGTCTTTCCAAGGTGTGGGAACAAAGCTGGCTTAACAAAAAAGATATAGACGTCAAATGCCAAATTGGCGATGGTAAATGGAGGTCAAAGCGGCAAGTAATTGCGGGCGgaataactgaaaaaaatcCAAATGACCCCAAATATTTGGAATTAGCTAACGAATCTATGcagaaatatttgcaaactACGGGCAATTCACGGCCCCACAAAGTCGTCGAAGTTGAGAGAGTTACTACTCAAGTTGTTGCTGGTTTTATGACGagaatctattttaaaattttgccaATGCAAGGCACAGGCGACGTCATAAGCTGTCTATCCAAGGTATGGGAACGAAGTCGACAGGAAAAAGACATAGACGTCAAATGCCAAATTGGTGATGGTAAATGGCGATCGAAGAGGCAAGCTTTCGGTGGACAGACCGAGCGAAATCCGAATCACCCCAAATATTTGGAATTAGCTAACGAATCTatgcaaaagtatttacaAACTACGGGCAATTCACAGCCCCACAAAGTCGTCGAAGTTGAAAAAGTTACGACACAACTCGTTTCTGGTACGTTGACGGAAATTCATTTTAAGATTATGCCAGTGCAAAGCACGGGTGACGTCATAAGCTGTCTTTCCAAGGTGTGGGAACAAAGCTGGCTTAACAAAAAAGATATAGACGTCAAATGCCAAATTGGCGATGGTAAATGGCGATCGAAGAGGCAAGCTTTCGGTGGACAGACCGAGCGAAATCCGAATGACCCCAAATATTTGGAATTAGCTAACGAATCTatgcaaaagtatttacaAACTACGGGCAATTCACAGCCCCACAAAGTCGTCGAAGTTGAAAAAGTTACGACACAACTTGTTTCTGGTACGTTGACGGAAATTCATTTTAAGATTATGCCAGTGCAAAGCACGGGTGACGTCATAAGCTGTCTTTCCAAGGTGTGGGAACAAAGCTGGCTTAACAAAAAAGATATAGACGTCAAATGCCAAATTGGCGATGGTAAATGGCGATCGAAGAGGCAAGCTTTCGGTGGACAGACCGAGCGAAATCCGAATGACCCCAAATATTTGGAATTAGCTAACGAATCTatgcaaaagtatttacaAACTACGGGCAATTCACAGCCCCACAAAGTCGTCGAAGTTGAAAAAGTTACGACACAACTTGTTTCTGGTACGTTGACGGAAATTCATTTTAAGATTATGCCAGTGCAAAGCACGGGTGATGTCATAAGCTGTCTTTCCAAGGTGTGGGAACAAAGCTGGCTTAACAAAAAAGATATAGACGTCAAATGCCAAATTGGCGATGGTAAATGGAGGTCAAAGCGGCAAGTAATTGCGGGCGgaataactgaaaaaaatcCAAATGACCCCAAATATTTGGAATTAGCTAACGAATCTATGcagaaatatttgcaaactACGGGCAATTCACGGCCCCACAAAGTCGTCGAAGTTGAGAGAGTTACTACTCAAGTTGTTGCTGGTTTTATGACGagaatctattttaaaattttgccaATGCAAGGCACAGGCGACGTCATAAGCTGTCTATCCAAGGTATGGGAACGAAGTCGACAGGAAAAAGACATAGACGTCAAATGCCAAATTGGTGATGGTAAATGGCGATCGAAGAGGCAAGCTTTCGGTGGACAGACCGAGCGAAATCCGAATGACCCCAAATATTTGGAATTAGCTAACGAATCTatgcaaaagtatttacaAACTACGGGCAATTCACAGCCCCACAAAGTCGTCGAAGTTGAAAAAGTTACGACACAACTCGTTTCTGGTACGTTGACGGAAATTCATTTTAAGATTATGCCAGTGCAAAGCACGGGTGACGTCATAAGCTGTCTTTCCAAGGTGTGGGAACAAAGCTGGCTTAACAAAAAAGATATAGACGTCAAATGCCAAATTGGCGATGGTAAATGGCGATCGAAGAGGCAAGCTTTCGGTGGACAGACCGAGCGAAATCCGAATGACCCCAAATATTTGGAATTAGCTAACGAATCTatgcaaaagtatttacaAACTACGGGCAATTCACAGCCCCACAAAGTCGTCGAAGTTGAAAAAGTTACGACACAACTTGTTTCTGGTACGTTGACGGAAATTCATTTTAAGATTATGCCAGTGCAAAGCACGGGTGACGTCATAAGCTGTCTTTCCAAGGTGTGGGAACAAAGCTGGCTTAACAAAAAAGATATAGACGTCAAATGCCAAATTGGCGATGGTAAATGGAGGTCAAAGCGGCAAGTAATTGCGGGCGgaataactgaaaaaaatcCAAATGACCCCAAATATTTGGAATTAGCTAACGAGTCTATGcagaaatatttgcaaactACGGGAAATTCACGGCCCCACAAAGTCGTCGAAGTTGAGAGAGTTACTACTCAAGTTGTTGCTGGTTTTATGACGagaatctattttaaaattttgccaATGCAAGGCACAGGCGACGTCATAAGCTGTCTATCCAAGGTATGGGAACGAAGTCGACAGGAAAAAGACATAGACGTCAAATGCCAAATTGGTGATGGTAAATGGCGATCGAAGAGGCAAGCTTTCGGTGGACAGACCGAGCGAAATCCGAATGACCCCAAATATTTGGAATTAGCTAACGAATCTatgcaaaagtatttacaAACTACGGGCAATTCACAGCCCCACAAAGTCGTCGAAGTTGAAAAAGTTACGACACAACTCGTTTCTGGTACGTTGACGGAAATTCATTTTAAGATTATGCCAGTGCAAAGCACAGGTGATGTCATAAGCTGTCTTTCCAAGGTGTGGGAACAAAGCTGGCTTAACAAAAAAGATATAGACGTCAAATGCCAAATTGGTGATGGTAAATGGCGATCGAAGAGGCATGCTTTCGGTGGACAGACCGAGCGAAATCCGAATGACCCCAAATATTTGGAATTAGCTAACGAATCTatgcaaaagtatttacaAACTACGGGCAATTCACAGCCCCACAAAGTCGTCGAAGTTGAAAAAGTTACGACACAACTTGTTTCTGGTACGTTAACGGAAATTCATTTTAAGATTATGCCAGTGCAAAGCACGGGTGACGTCATAAGCTGTCTTTCCAAGGTGTGGGAACAAAGCTGGCTTAACAAAAAAGATATAGACGTCAAATGCCAAATTGGCGATGGTAAATGGAGGTCAAAGAGGCAAGTAATTGCGGGCGgaataactgaaaaaaatcCAAATGACCCCAAATATTTGGAATTAGCTAACGAATCTATGcagaaatatttgcaaactACGGGCAATTCACGGCCCCACAAAGTCGTCGAAGTTGAGAGAGTTACTACTCAAGTTGTTGCTGGTTTTATGACGagaatctattttaaaattttgccaATGCAAGGCACAGGCGACGTCATAAGCTGTCTATCCAAGGTATGGGAACGAAGTCGACAGGAAAAAGACATAGACGTCAAATGCCAAATTGGTGATGGTAAATGGCGATCGAAGAGGCAAGCTTTCGGTGGACAGACCGAGCGAAATCCGAATGACCCCAAATATTTGGAATTAGCTAACGAATCTatgcaaaagtatttacaAACTACGGGCAATTCACAGCCCCACAAAGTCGTCGAAGTTGAAAAAGTTACGACACAACTTGTTTCTGGTACGTTGACGGAAATTCATTTTAAGATTATGCCAGTGCAAAGCACGGGTGATGTCATAAGCTGTCTTTCCAAGGTGTGGGAACAAAGCTGGCTTAACAGAAAAGATATAGACGTCAAATGCCAAATTGGCGACGGTAAATGGAGGTCAAAGCGGCAAGTAATTGCGGGCGgaataactgaaaaaaatcCGAATGACCCCAAATATTTGGAATTAGCTAACGAATCTATGcagaaatatttgcaaactACGGGCAATTCACGGCCCCACAAAGTCGTCGAAGTTGAGAGAGTTACTACTCAAGTTGTTGCTGGTTTTATGACGagaatctattttaaaattttgccaATGCAAGGCACAGGCGACGTCATAAGCTGTCTATCTAAGGTATGGGAACGAAGTCGACAGGAAAAAGACATAGACGTCAATTGCCAAGTTGGCGATGGTAAATGGAGGTTAAAGCGGCAAGTAATTGCGGGCGgaataactgaaaaaaatcCGAATGGCTCTCAATATTTAGATCTGGCAGGGAAAAATCAATTAAAccataataaaaagaaacattctGGGTTGGGTACTAAAAAGTCTGATAGAATAATAGTGGAAAAACTGGTACGTGAGTCTTTAGAGAAGCTTGAAAAGTCATCTGCTCATAAGCATAAACAAAGggtatatcaaataataaactattcTAGTAAAAAACCATCTGAGCCGACGTCAATTTATTTCGACGTGGGTTACACGACATGCTTGAAATTCGAAATAGTAAATGATATAACACAgtgtaagtttttaaatgatacACCATTACGACATTGTGTATCACAAGTTTGGGAAAGACCATGGTTAAAAGATGGCAAAGATATTGAGGTGAATTGTGAAGAGCGATCAATAGAAGAAATGAATTCTGAAAACGCAATGCTATTAGCTGCTTCTGCGTTAAAACACATCGAAGCCAAGTACTCCCACCCACGACGACAAAAAGTTGTGAAGCTAATCTCGTTTGGAAAACAACTAATCGCGGGTGTCCATTATAGAATGACAATTGAAGTGGGTCCTACAAATTGTTTGGCCCTAAGTTCTAAGCAAAAGTGTACGCTGGTCGATAATATGGGACCGAATAAGATTTGTCATGTGAATGTATGGCCTCGACCGTCTGTTGACCGGTTATTAAATATCCGTGTTGTTTGCGACCATAAAACAGGTAGCAACTTTACACTTCGAAATCAAGAGGCCCGCGTTCTTTTTAATGACTTTCTTGATACCTACAAACCGGCGTATGCGAGCAATGAGACTGAAAAGTTGAGgagatttgaaatatttagaaaCAACGTAAAAATGATCCATGCATTGAACATAGGGGATGCAGGTACGGCTAGGTATGGTGTTACTAAATTCGCTGACTTAACCCACGAAGAATTCAAGACACAATTTTTGGGTTTGAAGCCGAGTCTACGTAATCAGAATCAGATACCGATGACGAAAGCGGTTATACCAGAAGTGAATTTGCCCGGTGCGTTTGACTGGCGGCAGCGCGGTGCCGTTACCCCTGTCAAGGATCAGGGCAGCTGTGGAAGCTGCTGGGCTTTCAGTGTTACAG GTAACGTTGAGGGACAGTGGCAGTTAAAGACTGGCAACCTGCTATCACTAAGCGAACAAGAGCTAGTAGATTGCGATAAATTGGATGATGGTTGCAACGGTGGTTACATGGACAATGCTTACAG AGCTATTGAGCAAATGGGTGGGCTTGAGTTGGAAGACGACTATCCTTACGCAGGCAAAGCTCACGATAGGTGCAGTTACAACAAGACGTTGTCTCGAGTGACCATCAGCGGCGCGGTCAACATCAGCAACAACGAGACAGACATGGCCAAGTGGTTGGTCAAAAATGGACCCATATCTATTG GTATAAACGCGAACGCGATGCAGTTCTACATGGGCGGGGTGTCTCACCCTTGGCGCATGCTGTGCAGCCCCGACAACCTCGACCACGGCGTACTCATCGTCGGCTATGGAGTCTCTG